The following proteins come from a genomic window of Sorghum bicolor cultivar BTx623 chromosome 3, Sorghum_bicolor_NCBIv3, whole genome shotgun sequence:
- the LOC8079273 gene encoding ubiquitin carboxyl-terminal hydrolase 13 isoform X1, with the protein MAVSGAPEQPQREQPQQDHDEEMLVPHQDAIEGPQQDVVEGPQPMEESASAVENQLVPDTSTSRFTWCIENFSRRNVRKHYSDDFIVGGYKWRVLVFPRGNNGDHLSMYLDVADSNLLPPGWSRNAQFSLAVVNQLDSKASLRKEAIHQFNSRESDWGFTSFMPLLDLYDSSKGYVVNDKCIIEAEVAVRKTFDFWNYDSKRMTGYVGLKNQGATCYMNSLLQTLYHIPYFRKAVYHMPTTENDTPSGNIPLALQSLFYKLQHCDNSVATKELTKSFGWDSYDSFMQHDVQELNRVLCEKLENKMKGTPVEGAIQKLFEGHHMNYIECINVDSKSTRKESFYDLALDVKGCSDVYASFDKYVAQERLEGDNKYQSEEHGLQDAKKGMLFIDFPPVLQLQLKRFEYDFVRDTMLKINDRYEFPLQLDLDRDDGKYLSPDADRSVRNLYTLHSVLVHSGGVHGGHYYAFIRPKLSDQWYKFEDERVTKEDMKRALEEQYGGEEELPHTNGLKNAPIRFTKHSNAYMLVYIRESDKEKIICDLDDEDIPDHLKVRLRKEQEEKECKKKEKAEAHMFTALKVARDSDFKEQIGRHMHFDLVDFDKVNSFRAPKNMSINDVKEELSKEFGIPVESQRFWVWAKRQNFTYRPSRPLTFLEETSAIGYLKDAIVAKLPNSEVRLFLEVHLGQENQGIASGKTKEDILIFFKLYDPEKEDLRYVGNFFVKASGKPSDIVERLNEIAGFPSDEDIELYEEVKFEPAVMCVPIESNISFRSSQIDNGDIICYQKRCLPDSMDRYRYPSVPSFFEYIHNRQVVYFRLLDKPKEEGFSLELSKRSTYDDVVEKVARQLRLDDPSKIRLTQHNLSSQQPKPHHIKYRSLNYLSDMLHNHNQMCNILYYDVLDIPLPELESTRSLKITFENATNHEMSFHTMRLPKSNTLLDLIEDLKSKVELSCNDAEFRFFGVHLHKICKVYQPGDKIDSVNEPLYIEEVPEEEKNAGPHDRLVHVYHFEDNRHVQYFGEPFFFLIRDGEALSDIKVRIQKRLQVPDEQFIKWKFAHVTFSRPEYLQDSDIVLNRFHKQKPVYGAWEQHLGLEHTATTPRRSYFGSQNRHSFERPVKIYN; encoded by the exons ATGGCTGTGTCGGGCGCCCCCGAG CAGCCACAGCGGGAGCAGCCACAGCAGGACCACGATGAGGAGATGCTGGTCCCGCATCAGGATGCCATTGAGGGGCCGCAGCAGGATGTTGTTGAGGGTCCGCAGCCGATGGAAG AATCTGCATCCGCTGTTGAGAACCAACTTGTGCCAGATACCTCCACATCCAGATTTACATGGTGTATTGAAAATTTTTCTAGGCGCAATGTTAGAAAGCACTACTCTGACGATTTTATTGTTGGGGGATACAAATG GCGAGTGCTTGTCTTCCCCAGGGGAAATAATGGTGACCACCTTTCAATGTATCTGGATGTTGCTGATTCAAACTTGCTGCCTCCTGGTTGGAGTAGGAATGCACAATTCAGCCTTGCTGTGGTAAACCAATTAGACAGCAAAGCATCATTAAGAAAAG AAGCGATACACCAATTCAATTCCCGTGAAAGTGATTGGGGTTTTACATCTTTTATGcctttgttggatctgtatgaTTCAAGTAAAGGATATGTTGTGAATGATAAATGTATCATAGAAGCTGAGGTTGCTGTGCGTAAAACTTTTGATTTCTGGAACTATGACTCCAAAAGGATGACTGGTTATGTTGGCCTGAAGAATCAAGGGGCTACCTGTTACATGAACTCTCTTCTTCAGACTTTATACCACATTCCCTACTTTCGAAAG GCTGTATATCATATGCCTACTACAGAGAATGATACACCTTCAGGGAACATTCCATTGGCTTTGCAAAGTCTTTTTTATAAACTTCAGCATTGTGATAACAGCGTTGCTACAAAAGAGCTCACCAAATCTTTTGGATGGGATAGCTATGATTCGTTCATGCAGCATGATGTCCAAGAGTTGAATAGGGTCCTATGCGAAAAGCTGGAAAACAAGATGAAG gGAACCCCCGTGGAAGGAGCAATACAAAAATTGTTCGAGGGTCACCATATGAATTATATCGAGTGCATTAATGTTGACTCAAAATCGACCAGGAAAGAGTCATTCTATG ATCTCGCACTTGATGTCAAAGGATGTTCTGATGTCTATGCATCATTTGATAAGTATGTTGCACAGGAGAGGTTAGAAGGCGATAATAAGTATCAATCTGAGGAACATGGTCTACAG gatGCCAAGAAAGGAATGCTTTTTATTGACTTCCCTCCAGTTTTGCAACTTCAGTTGAAACGGTTTGAATATGATTTTGTGCGGGATACAATGCTCAAG ATAAATGACCGTTATGAGTTCCCACTTCAATTGGATCTTGATAGAGATGATGGAAAATATCTTTCTCCAGATGCGGATAGAAGTGTGCGTAACCTATATACTCTTCACAG CGTGCTGGTTCATAGCGGCGGAGTTCATGGAGGACATTACTATGCCTTCATTCGCCCGAAGCTGTCTGATCAATG GTACAAGTTTGAGGATGAACGAGTGACGAAAGAAGACATGAAGCGGGCATTGGAGGAACAATATGGTGGTGAAGAAGAG CTTCCTCATACCAATGGGCTTAAAAATGCTCCTATCAGATTTACGAAGCATTCAAATGCTTACATGCTTGTTTACATCCGAGAAAGTGACAAAGAGAAAATCATCTGCGATTTAGATGATGAAGATATACCAGACCACCTTAAG GTTAGGTTAAGAAAGGAACAGGAAGAGAAGGAATGCAAGAAAAAAGAGAAGGCTGAGGCTCATATGTTCACTGCATTGAAG GTGGCCCGAGACTCTGATTTCAAAGAGCAAATTGGAAGACACATGCATTTTGATCTCGTGGACTTTGACAAAGTTAATAGCTTCCGTGCACCTAAGAACATGTCAATCAACGATGTCAAG GAGGAGCTTTCGAAAGAATTTGGCATCCCAGTAGAATCCCAACGATTTTGGGTGTGGGCAAAACGACAGAACTTTACCTACAGACCCAGTCGGCCATTGACCTTCCTGGAGGAAACATCTGCT ATTGGGTATCTCAAAGACGCAATAGTGGCAAAGTTACCAAATTCTGAAGTACGGTTGTTCTTGGAGGTTCATTTGGGACAG GAGAATCAAGGAATTGCTTCTGGGAAGACCAAAGAAGATATATTAATTTTCTTCAAGCTCTATGATCCTGAAAAGGAAGACCTAAG ATATGTAGgaaatttttttgtgaaagcatCAGGAAAACCATCTGATATAGTAGAAAGGCTGAATGAGATCGCCGGATTTCCGTCTGATGAAGATATTGAGCTCTATGAG GAAGTAAAATTTGAACCAGCGGTGATGTGTGTACCAATTGAGAGCAATATTTCGTTCCGTTCAAGTCAG ATTGACAATGGTGATATAATATGCTACCAAAAACGCTGTTTGCCAGATTCAATGGATCGATACCGATATCCAAGTGTCCCTTCTTTCTTTGAATATATTCATAATAGACAG GTTGTCTACTTCAGATTGCTTGATAAACCAAAAGAAGAAGGCTTCTCTCTGGAGCT TTCAAAACGCTCCACATATGATGATGTTGTTGAGAAGGTTGCTCGGCAACTACGTCTGGACGATCCTTCTAAAATCCGGCTTACTCAACACAACCTATCGTCTCAGCAACCCAAACCTCACCACATCAAATACAGGAGTCTTAATTATCTTTCAGACATGCTACATAATCATAATCAG atgtgtaacattttatatTATGACGTCCTGGATATTCCGTTGCCTGAACTAGAATCTACGAGATCACTGAAGATCACTTTTGAAAACGCCACAAACCATGAg ATGTCGTTTCACACTATGCGGTTACCAAAAAGTAACACTCTTCTTGATTTGATTGAAGACTTAAAGTCAAAG GTTGAACTTTCTTGTAATGATGCTGAATTTCGGTTTTTTGGAGTCCACCTTCACAAGATATGCAAG GTGTATCAACCTGGAGATAAGATAGATTCAGTTAACGAACCCTTGTATATTGAAGAG GTTCCTGAGGAAGAAAAAAATGCTGGGCCTCATGACCGTTTGGTTCATGTCTATCACTTCGAAGATAATCGT CATGTTCAGTATTTTGGAGAACCTTTCTTCTTTCTAATTCGTGATGGTGAAGCTTTGTCGGATATCAAAGTACGGATTCAGAAGAGACTTCAAGTTCCTGATGAGCAGTTTATAAAG TGGAAATTTGCTCATGTTACATTCAGTAGGCCAGAATACCTCCAAGATTCAGATATTGTATTGAACCGATTCCAT AAACAGAAACCTGTTTATGGAGCTTGGGAACAACACCTTGGATTGGAGCATACAGCCACTACCCCAAGAAGGTCGTACTTTGGCAGTCAG AACCGCCATTCTTTTGAGAGGCCTGTGAAGATTTACAACTAA
- the LOC8079273 gene encoding ubiquitin carboxyl-terminal hydrolase 13 isoform X2: protein MAVSGAPEQPQREQPQQDHDEEMLVPHQDAIEGPQQDVVEGPQPMEESASAVENQLVPDTSTSRFTWCIENFSRRNVRKHYSDDFIVGGYKWRVLVFPRGNNGDHLSMYLDVADSNLLPPGWSRNAQFSLAVVNQLDSKASLRKEAIHQFNSRESDWGFTSFMPLLDLYDSSKGYVVNDKCIIEAEVAVRKTFDFWNYDSKRMTGYVGLKNQGATCYMNSLLQTLYHIPYFRKAVYHMPTTENDTPSGNIPLALQSLFYKLQHCDNSVATKELTKSFGWDSYDSFMQHDVQELNRVLCEKLENKMKGTPVEGAIQKLFEGHHMNYIECINVDSKSTRKESFYDLALDVKGCSDVYASFDKYVAQERLEGDNKYQSEEHGLQDAKKGMLFIDFPPVLQLQLKRFEYDFVRDTMLKINDRYEFPLQLDLDRDDGKYLSPDADRSVRNLYTLHSVLVHSGGVHGGHYYAFIRPKLSDQWYKFEDERVTKEDMKRALEEQYGGEEELPHTNGLKNAPIRFTKHSNAYMLVYIRESDKEKIICDLDDEDIPDHLKVRLRKEQEEKECKKKEKAEAHMFTALKVARDSDFKEQIGRHMHFDLVDFDKVNSFRAPKNMSINDVKEELSKEFGIPVESQRFWVWAKRQNFTYRPSRPLTFLEETSAIGYLKDAIVAKLPNSEVRLFLEVHLGQENQGIASGKTKEDILIFFKLYDPEKEDLRYVGNFFVKASGKPSDIVERLNEIAGFPSDEDIELYEEVKFEPAVMCVPIESNISFRSSQIDNGDIICYQKRCLPDSMDRYRYPSVPSFFEYIHNRQVVYFRLLDKPKEEGFSLELSKRSTYDDVVEKVARQLRLDDPSKIRLTQHNLSSQQPKPHHIKYRSLNYLSDMLHNHNQMCNILYYDVLDIPLPELESTRSLKITFENATNHEMSFHTMRLPKSNTLLDLIEDLKSKVELSCNDAEFRFFGVHLHKICKVYQPGDKIDSVNEPLYIEEVPEEEKNAGPHDRLVHVYHFEDNRHVQYFGEPFFFLIRDGEALSDIKVRIQKRLQVPDEQFIKWKFAHVTFSRPEYLQDSDIVLNRFHKPVYGAWEQHLGLEHTATTPRRSYFGSQNRHSFERPVKIYN from the exons ATGGCTGTGTCGGGCGCCCCCGAG CAGCCACAGCGGGAGCAGCCACAGCAGGACCACGATGAGGAGATGCTGGTCCCGCATCAGGATGCCATTGAGGGGCCGCAGCAGGATGTTGTTGAGGGTCCGCAGCCGATGGAAG AATCTGCATCCGCTGTTGAGAACCAACTTGTGCCAGATACCTCCACATCCAGATTTACATGGTGTATTGAAAATTTTTCTAGGCGCAATGTTAGAAAGCACTACTCTGACGATTTTATTGTTGGGGGATACAAATG GCGAGTGCTTGTCTTCCCCAGGGGAAATAATGGTGACCACCTTTCAATGTATCTGGATGTTGCTGATTCAAACTTGCTGCCTCCTGGTTGGAGTAGGAATGCACAATTCAGCCTTGCTGTGGTAAACCAATTAGACAGCAAAGCATCATTAAGAAAAG AAGCGATACACCAATTCAATTCCCGTGAAAGTGATTGGGGTTTTACATCTTTTATGcctttgttggatctgtatgaTTCAAGTAAAGGATATGTTGTGAATGATAAATGTATCATAGAAGCTGAGGTTGCTGTGCGTAAAACTTTTGATTTCTGGAACTATGACTCCAAAAGGATGACTGGTTATGTTGGCCTGAAGAATCAAGGGGCTACCTGTTACATGAACTCTCTTCTTCAGACTTTATACCACATTCCCTACTTTCGAAAG GCTGTATATCATATGCCTACTACAGAGAATGATACACCTTCAGGGAACATTCCATTGGCTTTGCAAAGTCTTTTTTATAAACTTCAGCATTGTGATAACAGCGTTGCTACAAAAGAGCTCACCAAATCTTTTGGATGGGATAGCTATGATTCGTTCATGCAGCATGATGTCCAAGAGTTGAATAGGGTCCTATGCGAAAAGCTGGAAAACAAGATGAAG gGAACCCCCGTGGAAGGAGCAATACAAAAATTGTTCGAGGGTCACCATATGAATTATATCGAGTGCATTAATGTTGACTCAAAATCGACCAGGAAAGAGTCATTCTATG ATCTCGCACTTGATGTCAAAGGATGTTCTGATGTCTATGCATCATTTGATAAGTATGTTGCACAGGAGAGGTTAGAAGGCGATAATAAGTATCAATCTGAGGAACATGGTCTACAG gatGCCAAGAAAGGAATGCTTTTTATTGACTTCCCTCCAGTTTTGCAACTTCAGTTGAAACGGTTTGAATATGATTTTGTGCGGGATACAATGCTCAAG ATAAATGACCGTTATGAGTTCCCACTTCAATTGGATCTTGATAGAGATGATGGAAAATATCTTTCTCCAGATGCGGATAGAAGTGTGCGTAACCTATATACTCTTCACAG CGTGCTGGTTCATAGCGGCGGAGTTCATGGAGGACATTACTATGCCTTCATTCGCCCGAAGCTGTCTGATCAATG GTACAAGTTTGAGGATGAACGAGTGACGAAAGAAGACATGAAGCGGGCATTGGAGGAACAATATGGTGGTGAAGAAGAG CTTCCTCATACCAATGGGCTTAAAAATGCTCCTATCAGATTTACGAAGCATTCAAATGCTTACATGCTTGTTTACATCCGAGAAAGTGACAAAGAGAAAATCATCTGCGATTTAGATGATGAAGATATACCAGACCACCTTAAG GTTAGGTTAAGAAAGGAACAGGAAGAGAAGGAATGCAAGAAAAAAGAGAAGGCTGAGGCTCATATGTTCACTGCATTGAAG GTGGCCCGAGACTCTGATTTCAAAGAGCAAATTGGAAGACACATGCATTTTGATCTCGTGGACTTTGACAAAGTTAATAGCTTCCGTGCACCTAAGAACATGTCAATCAACGATGTCAAG GAGGAGCTTTCGAAAGAATTTGGCATCCCAGTAGAATCCCAACGATTTTGGGTGTGGGCAAAACGACAGAACTTTACCTACAGACCCAGTCGGCCATTGACCTTCCTGGAGGAAACATCTGCT ATTGGGTATCTCAAAGACGCAATAGTGGCAAAGTTACCAAATTCTGAAGTACGGTTGTTCTTGGAGGTTCATTTGGGACAG GAGAATCAAGGAATTGCTTCTGGGAAGACCAAAGAAGATATATTAATTTTCTTCAAGCTCTATGATCCTGAAAAGGAAGACCTAAG ATATGTAGgaaatttttttgtgaaagcatCAGGAAAACCATCTGATATAGTAGAAAGGCTGAATGAGATCGCCGGATTTCCGTCTGATGAAGATATTGAGCTCTATGAG GAAGTAAAATTTGAACCAGCGGTGATGTGTGTACCAATTGAGAGCAATATTTCGTTCCGTTCAAGTCAG ATTGACAATGGTGATATAATATGCTACCAAAAACGCTGTTTGCCAGATTCAATGGATCGATACCGATATCCAAGTGTCCCTTCTTTCTTTGAATATATTCATAATAGACAG GTTGTCTACTTCAGATTGCTTGATAAACCAAAAGAAGAAGGCTTCTCTCTGGAGCT TTCAAAACGCTCCACATATGATGATGTTGTTGAGAAGGTTGCTCGGCAACTACGTCTGGACGATCCTTCTAAAATCCGGCTTACTCAACACAACCTATCGTCTCAGCAACCCAAACCTCACCACATCAAATACAGGAGTCTTAATTATCTTTCAGACATGCTACATAATCATAATCAG atgtgtaacattttatatTATGACGTCCTGGATATTCCGTTGCCTGAACTAGAATCTACGAGATCACTGAAGATCACTTTTGAAAACGCCACAAACCATGAg ATGTCGTTTCACACTATGCGGTTACCAAAAAGTAACACTCTTCTTGATTTGATTGAAGACTTAAAGTCAAAG GTTGAACTTTCTTGTAATGATGCTGAATTTCGGTTTTTTGGAGTCCACCTTCACAAGATATGCAAG GTGTATCAACCTGGAGATAAGATAGATTCAGTTAACGAACCCTTGTATATTGAAGAG GTTCCTGAGGAAGAAAAAAATGCTGGGCCTCATGACCGTTTGGTTCATGTCTATCACTTCGAAGATAATCGT CATGTTCAGTATTTTGGAGAACCTTTCTTCTTTCTAATTCGTGATGGTGAAGCTTTGTCGGATATCAAAGTACGGATTCAGAAGAGACTTCAAGTTCCTGATGAGCAGTTTATAAAG TGGAAATTTGCTCATGTTACATTCAGTAGGCCAGAATACCTCCAAGATTCAGATATTGTATTGAACCGATTCCAT AAACCTGTTTATGGAGCTTGGGAACAACACCTTGGATTGGAGCATACAGCCACTACCCCAAGAAGGTCGTACTTTGGCAGTCAG AACCGCCATTCTTTTGAGAGGCCTGTGAAGATTTACAACTAA